In Candidatus Roseilinea sp., one DNA window encodes the following:
- a CDS encoding ABC transporter substrate-binding protein: MDKRVSILIRMAGAMSVLLSACAAPVAPTAPAAPQAPAATEASAPAATQAPAAPQAPAATPKGGLRKSNSGYKGTLNLWVLGYTPGNQFANPFDLAIAQFEADNPDINVEITGYPPNDEGFTKLTTALQSGQGIDVLRLPSDRLPAFVKDDLIAPIDDYLTDADKADILPNTLEAVRLKDGKAYAWPLWVVPMGIYLNLDVFQEAGVELPSKDWTWEEFVETAKKLTFQRANGEQVYGFSGFIDPGVINTWGLWMNEDPSVRPIVDGKFGFDSDKAAAGLKRFAELALVHKVTPPDFGSQKDADVKGGFKNKQYGMIVDATGFSPQLKADKINFAIYPLPSVNGNRITVGAIGLIAVAATNDKVKEQAAMDLARYLTSAEVQEDVPPSETAATGFYLAPAARKSVKVAPPLDQFLPMLDYMWITPLTPAWPKLTRLIHPEYQNIIFGKVDPAEAMTKIAPEANSLIAGQ, translated from the coding sequence ATGGACAAGCGCGTTTCAATCTTGATCCGCATGGCCGGCGCAATGAGCGTGCTGTTGAGCGCCTGCGCCGCCCCGGTTGCCCCTACAGCGCCGGCGGCGCCCCAAGCCCCTGCCGCTACCGAGGCCTCGGCGCCGGCTGCTACCCAAGCGCCTGCCGCGCCCCAGGCGCCGGCTGCTACCCCTAAAGGCGGCTTGCGCAAGAGCAACAGCGGCTACAAAGGCACGCTGAACTTGTGGGTATTGGGCTACACGCCGGGCAATCAATTTGCCAATCCCTTCGACCTGGCCATTGCCCAGTTTGAGGCCGACAATCCCGACATCAACGTCGAGATCACCGGTTATCCGCCCAACGACGAAGGGTTCACCAAGCTCACTACCGCGCTGCAGAGCGGCCAGGGCATTGACGTGCTGCGTCTACCTTCCGACCGGCTGCCGGCGTTCGTGAAAGATGACCTGATCGCGCCGATTGACGATTACCTCACTGACGCCGATAAAGCCGACATCCTGCCCAATACGCTCGAAGCGGTTCGGTTGAAGGACGGCAAAGCATATGCGTGGCCGCTGTGGGTTGTGCCGATGGGCATTTACCTCAACCTGGACGTGTTCCAGGAGGCCGGCGTGGAGCTGCCTTCGAAGGACTGGACGTGGGAGGAGTTCGTCGAAACCGCCAAGAAACTTACCTTCCAGCGCGCCAACGGCGAGCAAGTCTACGGCTTCAGTGGCTTTATTGACCCCGGCGTGATCAACACTTGGGGGCTGTGGATGAACGAGGACCCTAGCGTGCGCCCGATCGTGGACGGCAAATTCGGCTTTGACAGCGACAAGGCCGCAGCCGGCCTGAAGCGCTTTGCCGAGCTGGCGTTGGTGCACAAGGTGACGCCGCCCGACTTCGGTTCGCAGAAAGATGCAGACGTGAAAGGCGGCTTCAAGAATAAGCAATACGGCATGATCGTGGATGCCACCGGCTTCAGCCCACAGCTCAAGGCCGACAAGATCAACTTCGCCATCTACCCGCTGCCCAGCGTCAACGGCAACCGGATAACCGTCGGTGCGATCGGGTTGATTGCCGTGGCGGCGACGAACGACAAAGTGAAGGAACAGGCGGCGATGGACCTGGCCCGCTATCTGACCAGCGCGGAGGTGCAAGAGGACGTGCCGCCCAGCGAGACGGCTGCAACCGGCTTTTACCTGGCGCCTGCCGCCCGCAAATCGGTGAAAGTCGCTCCGCCGCTCGACCAGTTCCTGCCGATGCTGGACTACATGTGGATCACCCCGCTGACGCCGGCTTGGCCTAAGCTCACCCGCTTGATCCATCCCGAATACCAAAACATCATCTTCGGCAAGGTGGATCCGGCAGAAGCGATGACAAAGATCGCGCCGGAAGCCAATTCGCTCATCGCGGGGCAATGA